One window from the genome of Acidihalobacter ferrooxydans encodes:
- a CDS encoding putative bifunctional diguanylate cyclase/phosphodiesterase, giving the protein MLPASPTLLAVDDEPRLLNSMRDLLSLNGYEVDLESDSRNAIERLRTGHYDIALLDLKMPHVNGQQIMQYVAQHNIPTDIIVISGEASFETAVEALRLGAHDFLTKPYTPEQLLKRLDNTLAQRRLRRDATAYQKRLRNSEKLHRFLVNTSPDIIYVLNEEGCFTFLNKRVTQLLGFTRDDLIDKHYTTLVHEEDQELARFTFNERRTGKRATHNVELRLRTKGGSGGHRSFSTQLMCIELNAIGLYSSTGHDNERRHVGTYGVARDISERKQAEETIRYQAHHDLLTGLPNRTLFKDRLNMMIAQARRTGHKVAVMFIDLDRFKIVNDTLGHVIGDQLLRAAGQSMQECLRDADTLARLGGDEFVILLPQVTDHKSASAVSSKIIAALKQPFVINQRELFISASIGIAMFPDDGSTDDELIKNADIAMYSVKNDSRGGYAFYAQAMGSEFSQHMDLEMDLRRALSKEEFAVYYQPQFDTTNRRIVGIEALLRWQHPERGMLYPDSFIPLAEEIDLISRITLWVLDATTAQMRQWMDAGIAPPRLAVNLSALDLKHTTIVDETIQTLQRHGVPGNRLELEITETLIAQDITRATHHLTALSHHGINIAIDDFGTGYSSLNYLHRLPIHTLKIDRSFVRDIAPERNERSVIDAIIVMAHGFNLKVIAEGVETEAQRDWLEQRNCHTMQGYLFSRPLPVQDIEELLRASQADQENPGLIQANRHNA; this is encoded by the coding sequence ATGCTACCTGCCAGCCCCACGCTGCTCGCCGTCGACGACGAACCGCGCCTTCTCAACAGCATGCGCGATCTACTCTCGCTCAACGGCTACGAAGTCGACCTCGAAAGCGACAGTCGCAACGCAATCGAGCGATTGCGTACCGGGCACTACGACATCGCGCTGCTCGATCTGAAGATGCCGCACGTAAACGGTCAGCAGATCATGCAATACGTCGCGCAGCACAACATCCCGACCGACATCATCGTCATCAGCGGTGAGGCGTCCTTTGAAACCGCAGTGGAAGCCTTGCGACTGGGCGCGCACGATTTTCTGACCAAACCATACACGCCGGAACAGTTGCTCAAACGCCTGGACAACACCCTGGCACAGCGTCGCCTGCGCCGCGATGCCACCGCATATCAGAAACGTCTGCGCAATTCGGAAAAGCTGCACCGTTTCCTCGTCAATACATCGCCCGACATCATTTATGTGCTCAACGAGGAAGGCTGCTTCACCTTCCTGAACAAACGCGTCACCCAACTGCTCGGCTTCACCCGCGACGATCTGATTGACAAGCACTACACCACGCTGGTCCATGAAGAGGATCAGGAACTCGCGCGCTTCACCTTCAACGAGCGGCGCACGGGCAAGCGTGCCACGCACAACGTCGAACTGCGCCTGCGGACAAAGGGGGGCTCCGGCGGACACAGGAGCTTCTCGACCCAGCTCATGTGTATCGAACTCAATGCCATCGGCCTTTATTCATCGACCGGGCATGACAACGAACGCCGCCACGTCGGCACCTACGGGGTGGCGCGCGACATCTCCGAGCGCAAACAGGCCGAGGAGACCATCCGCTACCAGGCCCATCACGATCTATTGACCGGCCTGCCCAATCGCACGCTGTTCAAGGATCGCCTCAACATGATGATTGCCCAGGCCCGCCGCACAGGGCACAAGGTCGCCGTCATGTTCATCGACCTGGACCGTTTCAAGATCGTCAACGACACCCTCGGCCACGTCATTGGCGACCAGCTGCTGCGCGCTGCCGGGCAAAGCATGCAGGAATGCCTGCGCGACGCCGACACGCTTGCCCGGCTCGGGGGAGATGAATTCGTCATCCTGCTGCCGCAGGTCACCGACCACAAGAGCGCATCCGCCGTCAGCTCCAAAATCATCGCCGCACTCAAGCAGCCTTTCGTCATCAATCAACGCGAACTGTTCATTTCGGCCAGTATCGGTATCGCCATGTTTCCCGATGACGGAAGCACCGATGACGAACTGATCAAGAACGCCGACATTGCCATGTACAGTGTCAAAAACGATTCCCGCGGAGGCTACGCGTTTTATGCGCAGGCGATGGGATCGGAATTCTCGCAGCACATGGATCTCGAGATGGACCTGCGGCGAGCGCTCAGCAAAGAAGAATTCGCCGTTTACTATCAGCCGCAGTTCGACACCACGAATCGCCGCATCGTTGGCATCGAGGCCCTGCTGCGCTGGCAGCATCCGGAACGCGGCATGCTGTATCCGGACAGCTTCATTCCCCTGGCGGAGGAAATCGACCTCATCAGTCGCATCACCCTTTGGGTACTGGATGCCACCACCGCACAAATGCGGCAGTGGATGGACGCAGGCATCGCCCCGCCGCGCCTGGCCGTCAATCTCTCGGCACTCGACCTCAAGCACACCACCATCGTGGATGAAACCATCCAGACGCTGCAGCGCCATGGCGTTCCCGGCAACCGGCTGGAACTGGAAATCACGGAAACGCTGATCGCCCAGGACATCACCCGTGCGACCCATCACCTGACCGCGCTTTCTCACCACGGCATCAACATCGCCATCGATGATTTCGGCACCGGCTATTCCTCGCTGAACTATTTGCATCGGCTACCGATCCACACATTGAAAATCGACCGCTCCTTCGTGCGCGACATCGCCCCGGAACGCAACGAGCGTTCCGTCATCGACGCCATCATCGTCATGGCGCACGGGTTCAACCTGAAGGTAATCGCCGAGGGCGTGGAGACCGAGGCACAGCGGGACTGGCTGGAGCAGCGTAACTGCCACACGATGCAGGGCTACCTGTTCAGCCGCCCTTTGCCAGTCCAGGATATTGAAGAACTGCTGCGCGCGAGCCAGGCCGATCAGGAAAACCCCGGCTTGATCCAGGCCAATCGCCACAACGCATAG
- a CDS encoding HDOD domain-containing protein has protein sequence MNSAQNSALTPQLKAVDITQLPTPPQVVFQLLDACEEADKNLTDIADLIRQDAALAARVLALSASPIYGHQRHSNHPASLERSLMLLGIDTVRTLALTAAVYQYINKSLATHSDLLRRFWRESLLTATLAERLATLSGYAARHEAYLAGLISNLGQIALLAHFPADYVPLFEQSGNTPDGLLRQEIATFGIDHAALGAMLLQRAGRTGPLVDAIRHHHASADALTNAHHLVRLIAVANRLTAAGQVADATSLVEADRLLGLIPGFLDETYDAALAQTEQTAQKFALADEVSSTTPAADAHVSPLAHRLSELHLIAAVRRQFSDADSIESLCAASQIACSLLFGVHAIGFVLIQDNGASAIAHSPLDTAGIWPEFVFKLPEEQSLVGAVLSTGETRQYYPWRRNISETPAPAIVDCELMSLLQRQGLLAIALTAGDTRVGAILIGLDPDEETRLTHRKTLLSLFAKELGSALTALRQRCEQQDSERKAQAAEFRLLTHSIAHEARNPLSIIQNYLAVLEKHAASASPEIHGDIRIIGEEITRVGAILRTLTDTVDENSQDEITRLNTLAEDVANLFKPTLFTPQQIGLELSLDPAIPDIVVSRNSVKQILVNLVKNAAEALRAGQTVYIRTEDYVYSGSNAYVSVEISDNGPGIPPQILATLFEPVVSTKGKSHSGLGLSITKRLVDSLHGQITCRSGTQGTRFQILLPRTLPDA, from the coding sequence ATGAACAGTGCTCAGAACAGCGCCCTGACGCCTCAACTCAAAGCTGTCGATATAACGCAGCTGCCGACACCGCCGCAGGTCGTGTTCCAACTGCTCGATGCCTGCGAGGAAGCGGACAAAAACTTGACGGATATCGCCGATCTGATTCGGCAAGACGCCGCGCTTGCTGCACGCGTACTGGCGTTGTCCGCCAGCCCCATCTATGGACATCAACGCCACAGCAACCATCCGGCCAGCCTCGAACGAAGCCTCATGCTGCTGGGCATCGACACCGTCAGGACACTCGCGCTCACCGCCGCAGTGTATCAATACATCAACAAGTCCCTCGCGACTCATTCCGACTTGCTGCGTCGGTTCTGGCGCGAGTCCCTGTTGACCGCCACATTGGCCGAGCGACTGGCGACACTCAGCGGTTATGCAGCGCGCCACGAGGCATATCTGGCCGGACTGATCAGCAATCTGGGACAAATCGCCCTGCTGGCACATTTCCCCGCGGATTACGTCCCGCTGTTCGAGCAGAGCGGAAATACGCCGGACGGCCTGTTACGCCAGGAAATCGCCACCTTCGGCATTGATCACGCCGCGCTCGGTGCAATGCTGCTGCAGCGTGCGGGACGCACCGGACCGTTAGTGGACGCCATCCGCCATCACCACGCGAGTGCGGATGCGCTGACCAATGCCCACCACCTCGTGCGCCTGATCGCGGTAGCCAATCGCCTTACCGCCGCCGGCCAGGTAGCCGATGCAACAAGCCTGGTCGAAGCCGATCGCCTTCTGGGTCTTATTCCCGGCTTCCTCGACGAGACCTATGACGCGGCCTTGGCGCAGACCGAACAAACCGCCCAGAAATTCGCCCTTGCAGACGAAGTCTCTTCAACCACACCCGCGGCGGATGCACACGTCTCGCCGTTGGCCCACCGCCTCAGCGAATTACACCTTATAGCGGCCGTGCGCCGGCAATTCAGCGATGCCGACAGCATCGAATCCCTGTGCGCAGCCTCGCAAATCGCCTGCAGTCTGCTATTCGGCGTCCACGCCATCGGTTTTGTCCTGATCCAGGACAACGGCGCCAGTGCCATTGCTCATTCGCCGCTGGATACTGCCGGTATATGGCCGGAATTCGTCTTCAAACTGCCGGAAGAACAAAGCCTGGTCGGTGCCGTTCTCTCCACGGGGGAGACACGTCAGTATTATCCATGGCGCAGAAACATCAGCGAAACGCCAGCCCCAGCCATCGTCGATTGCGAGCTGATGTCGCTACTGCAACGTCAGGGTTTGCTCGCAATCGCGCTGACCGCGGGCGACACGCGCGTGGGCGCGATCCTGATCGGCCTGGATCCGGATGAGGAAACACGCCTGACGCACCGCAAGACCCTTCTGTCCCTGTTCGCCAAGGAACTGGGCAGTGCACTCACAGCGCTGCGCCAGCGTTGCGAACAGCAAGACTCCGAGCGCAAAGCGCAGGCGGCCGAATTCCGCCTGCTCACCCACAGCATTGCACACGAGGCCAGGAACCCTCTCAGCATCATCCAGAACTATTTGGCTGTATTGGAAAAACACGCTGCATCCGCCAGTCCCGAAATACACGGGGACATACGCATCATCGGCGAGGAAATTACCCGGGTCGGCGCGATCCTGCGCACGCTGACCGATACCGTCGACGAAAACAGCCAGGACGAAATCACCCGCCTGAACACATTGGCCGAAGACGTTGCCAACCTTTTCAAGCCAACCCTGTTCACGCCACAGCAGATCGGCCTCGAACTATCGCTGGACCCTGCCATTCCGGACATCGTGGTTTCACGCAACAGCGTCAAACAGATTCTGGTTAACCTGGTCAAAAATGCGGCCGAAGCATTGCGTGCGGGGCAAACGGTTTACATCCGCACCGAGGACTATGTCTACAGCGGCAGCAACGCGTATGTCAGTGTCGAAATATCCGACAATGGCCCCGGCATTCCGCCGCAAATTCTCGCCACGCTCTTCGAGCCGGTCGTCAGCACCAAAGGCAAGAGCCACTCCGGGCTGGGTCTGTCGATCACCAAGCGGCTCGTGGACAGCCTGCATGGCCAAATCACCTGCCGCAGCGGCACTCAAGGCACACGTTTCCAGATCCTGCTGCCACGGACCCTGCCCGATGCGTAA
- a CDS encoding ABC transporter ATP-binding protein produces MQSTQNAIAPASARLELNAITKRFPGVLANDDVSLRVRPGEIHALLGENGAGKSTLMKMIYGLLAPDAGSILWEGRELHIDGPMQARALGMGMVQQHFALLESLTVAENLALTLNRHGRWNPERIVQRVAAAEREFGLKVHARRPVHRLSVGERQRVEILRCLLQEEPLKLLILDEPTAVLTPQEIDGLFAILRKLAADGLSILFVSHKLDEVRALCERVTVLRGGRVVARRETSDVSVEQLAALLVGDAPPPLRERSQPTVEPRVRLAVTDLNLSTDDPHGTALQHVAFELRQGEIVGLAGVSGNGQQELLAALVGERPTAPQAVRLNGRAVGRLGVRARRRLGLRYVPEERQGKGAVPELSLIDNALLTRWAQALRWGWLHLGAARAQAEALCARHQVKQAGVGQPAAALSGGNLQKFIMGRELDENPEIFIVAQPTWGVDVAAARRIQDGLLALRERGSALLVISDDLDELLLLADRIVVMSDGQVSPMRAVGEVSRIELGRWMGGSRDGWESVDDAA; encoded by the coding sequence ATGCAATCAACGCAGAACGCGATTGCGCCTGCGTCCGCTCGCCTTGAACTGAATGCCATCACCAAGCGCTTTCCGGGAGTGCTGGCAAACGATGATGTTTCGTTGCGCGTGCGCCCGGGTGAGATTCACGCGCTGCTCGGGGAGAATGGCGCCGGTAAGAGCACGCTGATGAAGATGATTTACGGCCTGCTCGCGCCTGATGCGGGCAGCATTCTTTGGGAGGGCCGCGAACTGCACATCGATGGGCCGATGCAGGCGCGCGCGTTGGGCATGGGCATGGTGCAGCAGCATTTTGCGCTGCTGGAGAGCCTCACCGTGGCCGAAAATCTGGCGTTGACGCTCAATCGTCACGGGCGCTGGAATCCCGAGCGCATTGTGCAGCGGGTGGCGGCAGCGGAGCGCGAGTTTGGCCTGAAGGTGCACGCGCGCCGCCCGGTGCATCGCTTGTCCGTCGGCGAGCGTCAGCGGGTCGAAATCCTGCGTTGTCTGTTGCAGGAGGAACCGCTCAAGTTGCTGATTCTCGACGAGCCGACAGCGGTGCTCACGCCGCAGGAAATCGACGGTCTGTTTGCGATTCTGCGCAAGCTGGCCGCCGACGGGCTGAGTATTTTGTTCGTCAGCCACAAGCTCGACGAGGTGCGTGCGCTGTGCGAGCGGGTGACGGTGCTGCGTGGCGGGCGTGTGGTGGCCCGGCGCGAGACGTCGGATGTGTCGGTCGAGCAGCTGGCTGCGCTGCTGGTCGGCGACGCGCCGCCGCCGCTGCGCGAGCGCAGCCAGCCGACAGTCGAGCCGCGTGTGCGGCTGGCCGTGACGGATTTGAATCTATCAACGGACGATCCGCATGGCACGGCGTTGCAGCATGTTGCGTTCGAGCTGCGTCAAGGTGAAATCGTCGGGTTGGCAGGCGTTTCCGGCAACGGTCAGCAGGAATTGCTCGCGGCGCTGGTCGGCGAGCGGCCGACGGCGCCGCAGGCGGTGAGATTGAACGGACGTGCGGTCGGACGCCTGGGTGTGCGTGCGCGGCGACGGCTTGGCTTGCGTTACGTGCCGGAGGAGCGTCAGGGTAAGGGTGCCGTGCCGGAGCTGTCGTTGATCGATAATGCCTTGCTGACGCGTTGGGCACAGGCTTTGCGCTGGGGCTGGCTGCATCTGGGTGCGGCGCGGGCGCAGGCCGAGGCGCTGTGTGCGCGGCATCAGGTCAAGCAGGCGGGGGTTGGCCAGCCGGCGGCGGCATTGTCCGGGGGTAACCTGCAGAAATTCATTATGGGCCGAGAGTTGGACGAGAACCCCGAAATTTTCATCGTTGCGCAGCCGACCTGGGGTGTGGACGTGGCCGCCGCGCGGCGCATTCAGGATGGCTTGCTGGCGTTGCGCGAGCGCGGCTCTGCGTTGCTGGTGATCTCGGACGATCTGGACGAGTTGCTGCTGCTCGCCGATCGTATCGTGGTGATGAGTGATGGCCAGGTGTCGCCGATGCGTGCGGTGGGCGAGGTGAGCCGCATTGAACTCGGGCGCTGGATGGGCGGCAGCCGGGACGGCTGGGAGAGCGTCGACGATGCGGCCTGA
- a CDS encoding ABC transporter permease, which translates to MRPEVLRMRLVRRERPSAAMRIVAPLLAALAAALITFALLGLSGKAPFGGFYALFLAPLGSASGWADVLVKSAPLALIGAGLVVAFRARVWNIGAQGQYIAGAVLGSAVVVYHPQIASAWALPAMVALGLVGGMLYAAIPAFLYTRFNANVILTSLMLDYVALAGLHYLTFGPWRDPANFGFPGSVSFPAAASLPVLWPGTQFDLGALAAFGAAPLIWLLLRGTLFGFQVRVSASDAASTYAGFSRARVIWSALLLSGGLAGLAGLLQVAGPIGQLQTSIASELGFAAIIVAYLGQLNPLGVLPASLLVGLFYVGANNAQISFGLSSSLGELLQGVLLFTLLASNVLVNYRIARGRL; encoded by the coding sequence ATGCGGCCTGAGGTGCTGCGGATGCGTCTGGTGCGCCGTGAGCGTCCTTCGGCGGCCATGCGTATTGTGGCGCCGTTGTTGGCGGCGCTGGCGGCGGCGTTGATAACGTTTGCCTTGCTGGGGCTATCGGGCAAGGCGCCGTTTGGCGGATTCTACGCGTTGTTCCTTGCTCCGCTGGGCAGCGCGTCGGGCTGGGCGGATGTACTGGTGAAAAGTGCACCACTGGCGCTGATCGGCGCCGGACTGGTGGTCGCCTTTCGCGCGCGGGTGTGGAACATAGGCGCGCAGGGGCAGTACATTGCCGGCGCAGTGCTGGGCAGTGCAGTGGTGGTGTATCACCCGCAGATTGCCAGCGCATGGGCGCTGCCGGCGATGGTGGCGCTCGGGCTTGTCGGCGGCATGCTGTACGCGGCAATTCCGGCCTTTTTATACACGCGCTTCAATGCCAATGTGATCCTGACCAGCCTGATGCTGGACTATGTCGCACTGGCCGGCCTGCATTACCTGACCTTTGGCCCGTGGCGCGATCCGGCCAACTTCGGTTTTCCCGGCTCGGTGAGTTTCCCCGCAGCCGCGTCACTGCCGGTGCTCTGGCCGGGTACGCAGTTCGACCTCGGCGCGCTGGCCGCCTTTGGCGCCGCACCGCTGATCTGGCTGCTGCTGCGCGGTACGCTGTTCGGTTTTCAGGTGCGGGTGTCGGCCAGCGATGCGGCATCGACCTATGCCGGCTTCAGCCGGGCGCGGGTGATCTGGTCAGCGCTGCTGCTCAGTGGTGGGCTGGCGGGGTTGGCCGGGCTGTTGCAGGTGGCCGGACCGATCGGTCAGTTGCAGACGAGTATCGCCTCCGAACTCGGTTTCGCGGCGATCATCGTCGCCTATCTCGGTCAGCTCAATCCGCTTGGCGTGCTGCCGGCCTCGCTGCTGGTCGGGTTGTTCTATGTGGGCGCCAACAACGCGCAGATCAGCTTCGGTCTGTCATCCTCGCTGGGTGAGCTGCTGCAGGGTGTGCTGTTGTTTACACTGCTGGCGAGCAATGTGCTGGTGAACTACCGCATCGCACGAGGACGCCTATGA
- a CDS encoding ABC transporter permease, with amino-acid sequence MNTAIWISLLASVVVAATPLLLAATGELVCERAGLLNLGVEGMMAVGAVCGFIGAFHTGNAYVGLLVGVAAGAVCGLLFAWLTVQLVADQVATGLALTILGHGLSGFIGHGYAGASIAGLKPLALPGLAQIPLLGPILFDHTLPVYAALLLVAGVHWFLTRSRAGLTLRSVGEDPKVSYSLGLRVYAVRYAAAIFGGAMAGFAGAFLSTAYTPMWAEGMVAGQGWIAVGLVVFATWRPLRLLAGAWLFAGVGIGQLFSQAVGFALNTYLLSALPYLAVLLALVLISRDPLRIRLNTPASLGRPFRAET; translated from the coding sequence ATGAACACAGCGATCTGGATTTCCCTGCTGGCCAGCGTGGTGGTCGCTGCCACGCCGCTGCTGTTGGCCGCGACGGGCGAACTCGTCTGCGAGCGCGCCGGCCTGCTGAATCTTGGTGTCGAGGGGATGATGGCTGTTGGCGCGGTGTGCGGCTTCATCGGCGCCTTCCACACCGGCAATGCCTATGTCGGCTTGCTGGTCGGTGTCGCGGCGGGCGCGGTCTGCGGGCTATTGTTCGCCTGGCTGACGGTGCAACTGGTGGCCGATCAGGTGGCGACCGGACTGGCCCTGACCATTCTCGGTCATGGTCTGAGCGGTTTCATTGGCCACGGTTACGCTGGCGCGTCCATCGCCGGGCTCAAGCCGCTGGCGCTGCCGGGCCTGGCGCAGATTCCTCTGCTCGGGCCGATTCTGTTCGATCACACCTTGCCGGTCTATGCGGCACTGCTGTTGGTTGCGGGCGTGCATTGGTTCCTCACGCGCAGCCGGGCGGGGCTGACGCTACGCAGCGTCGGTGAGGATCCGAAGGTCTCCTATAGCCTGGGTTTGCGGGTCTACGCGGTGCGCTATGCTGCCGCAATCTTCGGCGGCGCGATGGCCGGATTCGCCGGCGCATTCCTCTCGACCGCTTACACGCCGATGTGGGCCGAGGGCATGGTCGCCGGGCAGGGCTGGATCGCCGTCGGGCTGGTGGTGTTCGCCACCTGGCGGCCGCTGCGCCTGCTGGCCGGTGCGTGGCTGTTCGCCGGGGTTGGTATCGGTCAGTTGTTTTCCCAGGCTGTCGGTTTTGCGCTCAATACCTATCTGCTGTCGGCGCTGCCGTATCTTGCAGTGCTGCTTGCGTTGGTATTGATCTCGCGCGATCCACTGCGCATCCGCCTGAATACCCCTGCGTCTCTGGGTCGGCCGTTCCGGGCCGAGACGTAA
- a CDS encoding BMP family ABC transporter substrate-binding protein, which translates to MSSRRDFLKKAAGLTAAGALGSLPLSALAAEGYYKIPLKKPLKIGFVYIDPIGNIGWSYQHELGRQYMDKMLAGQVESTFVENVSDARAEAVFRQLASSGHQLIFTTSFSYMNPTLKVAKQFPNVIFEQATGFKTAPNMGNYNARFYEAQYLTGLVAGAMTKSNKIGYILPFPIPEVYRVVDAFTIGLHEVNPKATVSTVWVNTWYDPSKEREAAQSLVASGADVIATHTDSPAPMQVAEAHGIYAIGQDSNQLKYGPKAQLTGVIDTWGPYYVETARRVLEGRWKPESTWGGLKSGMVELAPLSPVIPQETVDLVMKRKAEIEAGTFNIFSGPLYDQKGELKVAAGKALNDGDLLGLQWFVKGVEGKAS; encoded by the coding sequence ATGAGTTCACGTCGTGATTTTCTGAAAAAGGCCGCCGGTCTGACTGCTGCAGGCGCGCTGGGCAGCCTGCCGCTGTCCGCCCTCGCGGCCGAAGGCTATTACAAGATTCCGCTGAAAAAGCCGCTCAAGATCGGTTTCGTCTACATCGACCCGATCGGGAACATAGGCTGGTCGTATCAGCATGAGCTGGGGCGCCAGTACATGGACAAAATGCTCGCCGGACAGGTCGAATCCACCTTTGTCGAGAACGTGTCGGACGCGCGTGCCGAGGCCGTGTTCCGTCAACTCGCCAGCAGCGGTCATCAACTGATCTTCACCACCTCGTTCAGCTATATGAATCCCACGCTGAAAGTGGCCAAACAGTTCCCCAACGTCATTTTCGAGCAGGCCACCGGCTTCAAGACCGCGCCGAACATGGGTAATTACAACGCCCGCTTCTACGAGGCGCAGTACCTCACCGGCCTGGTGGCCGGTGCGATGACCAAGAGCAACAAGATCGGCTATATCCTGCCGTTCCCGATTCCGGAGGTGTACCGCGTGGTCGATGCCTTCACCATTGGCCTGCACGAGGTCAATCCGAAAGCGACGGTCAGTACCGTGTGGGTGAACACCTGGTACGATCCGAGCAAAGAGCGCGAGGCAGCGCAGTCACTGGTGGCCTCCGGCGCTGACGTGATTGCCACGCACACCGACTCCCCGGCACCCATGCAGGTGGCCGAGGCGCACGGTATCTATGCCATCGGTCAGGATTCGAACCAGCTCAAGTACGGCCCGAAGGCCCAACTCACCGGTGTGATCGATACCTGGGGTCCGTACTATGTCGAGACTGCCAGGCGCGTGCTCGAAGGTCGCTGGAAGCCGGAGTCCACCTGGGGTGGTTTGAAATCCGGGATGGTCGAACTGGCACCGTTGAGCCCGGTCATTCCTCAGGAAACCGTCGATCTGGTGATGAAGCGCAAGGCCGAAATCGAGGCCGGTACTTTCAACATTTTCAGCGGCCCGTTGTACGACCAGAAGGGCGAACTCAAGGTGGCCGCAGGCAAGGCGCTGAACGACGGCGATCTGCTTGGCCTGCAATGGTTCGTCAAGGGTGTCGAAGGCAAGGCGAGCTGA
- a CDS encoding adenosine deaminase: MGALIARLPKVELHLHIEGTLEPEQLFAFAKRNGVALSHPSVEALRAAYDFHNLQSFLDLYYQGTAVLQTELDFYELTMAYLERVAAQGVVHTEIFFDPQSHTDRGIAFGTVIDGITRALTEGEQRLGVSSKLILCFLRHLDEDAAFATLRQAEPYLDRIVAVGLDSSEVGHPPSKFERVFSAAREHGLLTVAHAGEEGPPEYIWEALDLLKVSRIDHGVRCVEDANLVARLVEEKMPLTVCPLSNTRLCVFPDMRAHTLKQMLDAGLKATINSDDPAYFGGYMTENFTAVQEAFDFGPEELLALSLNSVEASFLDAGAKARITDSIRTAVHRD, from the coding sequence ATGGGCGCACTCATCGCGCGCCTGCCCAAGGTCGAACTGCACCTGCACATCGAAGGCACACTCGAGCCCGAACAGCTCTTCGCCTTTGCCAAACGCAACGGGGTGGCACTCAGCCACCCCAGCGTCGAGGCGCTGCGGGCAGCCTACGACTTCCATAATCTGCAATCTTTCCTGGATTTGTACTACCAGGGTACGGCGGTACTCCAGACCGAACTGGATTTCTATGAACTTACCATGGCCTACCTGGAGCGTGTTGCTGCACAGGGCGTGGTGCATACCGAAATTTTCTTCGATCCGCAGAGCCATACGGATCGCGGCATTGCCTTTGGGACGGTGATCGACGGGATTACACGGGCGCTGACCGAGGGCGAGCAGCGCCTCGGCGTCAGTTCGAAGCTGATCCTGTGCTTCCTGCGTCATCTCGACGAAGACGCCGCCTTTGCCACGCTAAGGCAGGCTGAGCCGTATCTCGACCGCATTGTCGCGGTGGGGCTGGATTCCAGCGAGGTCGGGCATCCGCCGTCGAAATTCGAGCGGGTGTTCTCTGCGGCACGCGAACACGGTCTGCTGACCGTCGCGCACGCTGGTGAGGAAGGGCCGCCCGAGTACATCTGGGAAGCGCTTGATCTGCTCAAGGTTTCGCGCATCGACCACGGCGTACGCTGTGTCGAGGATGCAAATCTTGTCGCGCGCTTGGTCGAGGAAAAAATGCCGTTGACCGTGTGTCCGCTGTCAAACACGCGCCTATGCGTGTTTCCGGATATGCGTGCGCACACTCTCAAGCAGATGCTCGACGCTGGGCTCAAGGCAACGATTAACTCCGATGATCCGGCCTACTTCGGCGGCTACATGACGGAAAATTTCACGGCAGTGCAGGAGGCCTTCGATTTCGGTCCAGAGGAACTGCTGGCACTCAGTCTTAATTCTGTGGAAGCATCGTTTCTTGATGCGGGAGCCAAAGCCAGAATCACCGATTCGATACGGACCGCAGTGCATAGAGACTGA
- a CDS encoding FHA domain-containing protein, whose amino-acid sequence MAKLILSENMRILGEFALDKNCITIGRHADNDICINDRAISSHHCQILTILNDSFVEDLNSTNGTLINNKKVSKHALRNGDLILIGTHQLTYENGFAKADDSDGDKTLLIKPGQTITKGEKNNPHPVYHGASYPPEKNKKNALSEQIHSLQILNGTHKDKVFQLTRAMTTLGKPGQQVAAITKRSDGYAIIGVEKDVANRYPTVNDTPISTKSMYLSHGDIIQLNGVRMIFQSEDSSPAKLRES is encoded by the coding sequence GTGGCAAAATTAATCTTATCTGAGAATATGCGGATTCTTGGAGAATTCGCTTTAGACAAAAACTGCATAACTATCGGGCGGCATGCCGATAATGACATATGCATAAACGATCGCGCGATAAGTAGCCATCACTGCCAGATCCTGACTATTCTGAATGACTCTTTCGTGGAAGACCTGAATAGCACCAATGGAACGCTCATCAACAATAAAAAAGTTTCCAAGCATGCACTGCGCAATGGAGATTTGATCTTGATCGGCACGCACCAGCTAACATATGAAAATGGATTCGCCAAAGCAGATGACAGTGATGGCGACAAAACGCTGCTAATAAAACCCGGACAAACCATCACAAAGGGAGAGAAAAATAATCCGCATCCGGTTTATCATGGAGCATCATACCCACCAGAAAAAAATAAGAAAAACGCCCTTTCAGAGCAAATTCACAGTCTGCAAATTTTAAATGGAACACACAAGGACAAAGTGTTTCAACTCACCAGAGCAATGACCACACTCGGCAAACCCGGACAGCAAGTCGCGGCTATAACAAAGCGCAGCGACGGCTATGCAATTATCGGTGTTGAGAAAGACGTGGCAAACCGCTACCCAACTGTCAACGATACCCCAATCAGCACAAAATCAATGTACCTTTCGCATGGCGACATCATTCAGTTGAATGGAGTACGAATGATTTTTCAATCTGAAGACAGTTCGCCTGCCAAGTTGAGAGAATCGTAG